Sequence from the Gammaproteobacteria bacterium genome:
CAACGTAGGCATCGTTCTCAACGAGCCGTCTGTCGTCGCGATCAATGTGCGATCAAATCGTGCCCTTGCCGTCGGCATGGAAGCCAAGAGGATGATCGGACGGACACCTTCCTATATTCGGGCGATCCGGCCGCTCAGGGACGGTGTGATCGCCGACTTCGACATCACCGAGAAAATGCTCCGCTACTTCATCCACAAGGTGCATCGGCGCAAGTGGGCCAAGCCCAGGATTGTGATCTGTGTACCGTCCGGAATCACACCGGTTGAGCGGCGCGCCGTCGAAGAGGCCGCCTATCACGCAGGGGCGCGTCGCGCCTACACCATCGAAGAACCGATGGCGGCCGCGATCGGGACGGGACTACCTGTCGGTGAGCCGTCAGGGTCGATGGTGGTCGACATCGGCGGCGGGACGACCGAGGTCGCGGTCATCTCGCTCGGCGGTATCGTCGAGTCGCGCAGTATCCGCATCGGTGGGGACGAACTCGACACGGCGATCATCGACTGGGTGAAGAAGGAGTACAACTTGTTGCTCGGTGAGCGTACCGCCGAGCAGATCAAGATGGCTATCGGATCG
This genomic interval carries:
- a CDS encoding MreB/Mrl family cell shape determining protein; amino-acid sequence: MAEPLFSFAGQDMAIDLGTANTLVYVRNVGIVLNEPSVVAINVRSNRALAVGMEAKRMIGRTPSYIRAIRPLRDGVIADFDITEKMLRYFIHKVHRRKWAKPRIVICVPSGITPVERRAVEEAAYHAGARRAYTIEEPMAAAIGTGLPVGEPSGSMVVDIGGGTTEVAVISLGGIVESRSIRIGGDELDTAIIDWVKKEYNLLLGERTAEQIKMAIGSAFPYPDEPAAEVRGRDLVTGLPKTIVLTSPEIREAVEEPVQQIVDAVKYTLDKTPPELSADIIERGIVITGGGALLSGIDERLAHETGMPIVSADRPLQSVVLGSGRCLEDFDALQGVLISSSRL